One part of the Dioscorea cayenensis subsp. rotundata cultivar TDr96_F1 chromosome 2, TDr96_F1_v2_PseudoChromosome.rev07_lg8_w22 25.fasta, whole genome shotgun sequence genome encodes these proteins:
- the LOC120272492 gene encoding eukaryotic translation initiation factor 5-like translates to MTLKDKKKLVEKKPTAGKLTKEKEPEEGNRCSMHANMQTSKAVTVKHGTSSKTTAPSKKKTDASYDKDHHSSSLNDSQAGNNDGDDDDDDVQWQVITSFEATRQCIQGQSSAMIAEKAMVFIDEAKQEKKLPPKAKKEHPDNGMKKKNYFTAIIQDEESQMLLLGAMEAFYHKGSANAVKGAYIALKVRH, encoded by the exons ATGACACTCAAGGACAAGAAGAAACTTGTGGAGAAGAAGCCAACTGCTGGGAAGCTAACGAAAGAGAAGGAGCCAGAGGAAGGGAACCG GTGTAGCATGCATGCTAACATGCAAACTTCAAAGGCTGTGACTGTCAAGCACGGGACATCATCAAAGACTACTGCTCCTTCAAAGAAGAAAACTGATGCTAGCTATGATAAAGATCATCATTCATCTTCTCTGAATGATAGCCAAGCCGGTAataatgatggtgatgatgatgatgatgatgtccaATGGCAGGTAATCACTTCATTTGAGGCTACAAGACAATGCATTCAGGGGCAGTCAAGCGCTATGATAGCAGAGAAGGCGatggttttcattgatgaaGCAAAACAAGAGAAGAAGTTACCACCGAAAGCAAAGAAAGAGCATCCTGACAatggaatgaaaaaaaagaattatttcaCGGCCATTATTCAGGATGAAGAATCTCAGATGCTTCTCCTTGGAGCGATGGAAGCATTCTACCACAAGGGCAGTGCAAATG